A window of the Dryobates pubescens isolate bDryPub1 chromosome 36, bDryPub1.pri, whole genome shotgun sequence genome harbors these coding sequences:
- the LOC128898936 gene encoding probable G-protein coupled receptor 179, whose product MLSSELSGGTSRSLLTTLASVCPWESTAREQPPEKPQPRSPVLPKAPSKRSQSRESLKAEVCPWEAPGAGAGGKAEVCPWEAAEVESTQKAEICPWESTAREQPPEKPQPRSPTLPKAPSKRSQSRESLKAEVCPWESTDREQSPPQPPARSPTLPKAPSKKSQSGDSLKAEVCPWEAAGAGAGGKAEVCPWEVAAPAPAKEKPRQAQAALSMVSRSSWRGKGVQGETGGSTAGRKEAASSGPESICPWESTDTESSSPGHGTRSTELLGASSRKAESRESLKAEVCPWEAAEVESTQKAEVCPWESTAREQPPEKSQPRSPVLPKAPSKRSQSGDSLKAEVCPWEAPGAGAGGKAEVCPWEAAEVESTQKAEVCPWESTDVKQPPEKPQPRSPTLPKAASKRSQSRESLKAEVCPWESTAREQSPPQPSARSPTLPKAASKKCQSGDSLKAEVCPWEAAEAGAGGKAEVCPWESTDVKQPPEKPQPRSPVLPKAASKKSQSRESLKAEVCPWESTDVKQPPEKPQPRSPVLPKVPSKRSQSGDSLKAEVCPWEAAEVESTQKAEICPWESTDVKQPPEKPQPRSPTLPKAPSKRSQSRESLKAEVCPWEAPGAGAGGEASFSLTEGHS is encoded by the exons ATGCTGAG CtctgagctgtcaggagggacctccaggagCCTGCTGACCACCCTGGCCTCTGTTTGCCCCTgggagagcacagccagggagcagccaccAGAGAAACCCCAACCCAGGAGCCCAGTGCTGCCCAAAGCTCCTTCCAAGAggtcccagagcagggagagcctcAAGGCTGAGGTCTGCCCTtgggaggctccaggggctggagctggtgggaaagcagaggtctgcccctgggaggctgcagaggtggaatccactcagaaagcagagatctgcccctgggagagcacagccagggagcagccaccAGAGAAACCTCAACCCAGGAGCCCAACACTGCCCAAAGCTCCTTCCAAGAggtcccagagcagggagagcctcAAGGCTGAGGTCTGCCCCTGGGagagcacagacagggagcagTCCCCACCACAACCTCCTGCCAGGAGCCCAACACTGCCCAAAGCTCCTTCCAAGAAGTCCCAGAGTGGAGACAGCCTCAAGGCTGAGGTCTgcccctgggaggctgcaggggctggagctggtgggaAAGCAGAGGTCTGCCCCTGGGAGgtggctgctccagcaccagctaAAGAGAAACCAAGgcaggcccaggctgctctgtcCATGGTGAGCAGAAGCTCCTGGAGAGGCAAAGGTGTCCAGGGAGAGACtggaggcagcacagctgggaggaaggaggcagcaagCAGTGGCCCTGAGTCCATCTGCCCCTgggagagcacagacacagagagcTCCTCCCCAGGGCATGGGACgaggagcacagagctgctgggagcctccagcaggaaagcagagagcagggagagcctcAAGGCTGAGGTCTgcccctgggaggctgcagaggtggaatCCACTCAGAAAGCAGAGGTCTGCCCCTgggagagcacagccagggagcagccaccAGAGAAATCCCAACCCAGGAGCCCAGTGCTGCCCAAAGCTCCTTCCAAGAGGTCCCAGAGTGGAGACAGCCTCAAGGCTGAGGTCTGCCCTtgggaggctccaggggctggagctggtgggaaagcagaggtctgtccctgggaggctgcagaggtggaatCCACTCAGAAAGCAGAGGTCTGCCCCTGGGAGAGCACAGATGTGAAGCAGCCACCAGAGAAACCCCAACCCAGGAGCCCAACACTGCCCAAAGCTGCTTCCAAGAggtcccagagcagggagagcctcAAGGCTGAGGTCTGCCCCTgggagagcacagccagggagcagtcCCCACCACAACCTTCTGCCAGGAGCCCAACACTGCCCAAAGCTGCTTCCAAGAAGTGCCAGAGTGGAGACAGCCTCAAGGCTGAGGTCTgtccctgggaggctgcagaggctggagctggtgggaAAGCAGAGGTCTGCCCCTGGGAGAGCACAGATGTGAAGCAGCCACCAGAGAAACCTCAACCCAGGAGCCCAGTGCTGCCCAAAGCTGCTTCCAAGAagtcccagagcagggagagcctcAAGGCTGAG GTCTGCCCCTGGGAGAGCACAGATGTGAAGCAGCCACCAGAGAAACCCCAACCCAGGAGCCCAGTGCTGCCCAAAGTTCCTTCCAAGAGGTCCCAGAGTGGAGACAGCCTCAAGGCTGAGGTCTgtccctgggaggctgcagaggtggaatCCACTCAGAAAGCAGAGATCTGCCCCTGGGAGAGCACAGATGTGAAGCAGCCACCAGAGAAACCCCAACCCAGGAGCCCAACACTGCCCAAAGCTCCTTCCAAGAggtcccagagcagggagagcctcAAGGCTGAGGTCTgcccctgggaggctccaggggctggagctggtggggaag